From Humibacter ginsenosidimutans, a single genomic window includes:
- a CDS encoding phosphotransferase, which produces MARSHLTLAALATSAVPDLDIAGTRSFSYDLHGDFESALLMSRDGTELIIRVPASQEAETEQSADLVALRSLTAGVRARLPFDVPEYVGQTPIGGTRAVVYTFVPGDKVALENVQPGDGLAASIGRAIAAIHSLPASFVAEAGLPTMSAAECLKSAKSLITSATATGLVPAALATRWNEAVDDEELWRFQPAVINGALSIDSFIVREETVVGLVGWSALRVGDPARDLHWVLGMNADAAESAIEAYSLARGAASDPNLLFRGTLYAELELARWLMHGRELHDQLIIDDAVSMLDSLVERVHDDEVDPLAPRTGPIMAVTEVQALLDATPLDRESGDAAQGLLPVTEDRPPVDDEFDRDDD; this is translated from the coding sequence ATGGCCAGATCCCACCTCACTCTAGCCGCGCTGGCCACGTCGGCCGTGCCCGACCTGGACATCGCAGGCACCCGGAGTTTCAGCTACGACCTGCACGGCGACTTCGAGTCGGCGTTGCTCATGAGCAGGGACGGAACGGAGCTCATCATCCGGGTTCCCGCGTCGCAGGAGGCCGAGACCGAGCAGAGCGCCGACCTCGTCGCACTGCGTTCGCTCACCGCGGGTGTGCGAGCCAGACTGCCGTTCGATGTGCCCGAATACGTGGGCCAGACGCCGATCGGCGGCACCCGCGCGGTGGTGTACACGTTCGTGCCAGGAGACAAGGTCGCGCTCGAGAACGTGCAGCCCGGCGACGGTCTCGCCGCCTCGATCGGGCGCGCGATCGCGGCGATCCACTCGCTTCCGGCGTCGTTCGTCGCCGAAGCCGGCCTGCCGACGATGTCGGCGGCGGAATGCCTGAAGTCGGCGAAGTCACTGATCACGAGCGCGACCGCGACGGGTCTCGTGCCTGCAGCGCTCGCAACCAGATGGAACGAGGCCGTCGACGATGAGGAACTGTGGCGGTTCCAGCCCGCGGTCATCAACGGCGCCCTCTCCATCGACTCCTTCATCGTGCGCGAAGAGACCGTCGTCGGACTCGTCGGCTGGTCGGCGTTGCGCGTCGGCGACCCGGCGCGCGACCTGCACTGGGTGCTCGGCATGAACGCGGATGCCGCGGAGAGCGCCATCGAGGCGTACTCTCTTGCGCGCGGAGCGGCCTCCGACCCCAACCTGCTGTTCCGGGGCACTCTGTACGCGGAGCTGGAGCTCGCGCGCTGGCTCATGCACGGACGCGAGCTGCACGACCAGCTGATCATCGACGACGCGGTCTCCATGCTCGACAGCCTCGTCGAGCGGGTGCACGACGACGAGGTGGACCCGCTCGCGCCCCGCACCGGCCCCATCATGGCGGTGACCGAGGTGCAGGCGCTGCTGGACGCCACACCCCTCGACCGCGAGTCGGGCGACGCCGCTCAGGGCCTGCTTCCCGTCACCGAGGACCGCCCGCCGGTCGACGACGAGTTCGACCGCGACGACGACTGA
- the nudC gene encoding NAD(+) diphosphatase, protein MPRPLGDLPLARSAVDRDGAHRARADLFDELLAEDATRVLPLWNGRVLVRDVPAGADSASPSTRLTLFRTDEVTSALTRVYLGRTLTASDDEPAGTPVILAVLTDAAAGELQPDEQRWRGLRELATTLGDRDAGLVTESVAIANWHASHTHCPRCGTPTVVEQGGWMRRCFVDNNEIFPRTDPAVIVRVLDDQNRILLGSNALWENNRWSLLAGFVEAGESFEAAAAREVAEESGVVVVDPVYLGSQPWPFPASIMIGMEARAVPGSTQLQPDGEEILALRWFSRDDIWAERDDILLPGGSSIAHEIVRDWYGGPLDEPPPAAGTQASAGEPRTDAV, encoded by the coding sequence ATGCCCCGACCGCTCGGCGATCTTCCGCTGGCACGCTCTGCCGTGGACCGCGACGGCGCGCACCGTGCCAGAGCCGACCTGTTCGACGAACTGCTCGCCGAGGATGCGACGCGGGTGCTCCCGCTCTGGAACGGTCGCGTGCTGGTGCGGGACGTTCCGGCCGGTGCCGACTCGGCGTCACCGTCGACCAGGCTCACGCTGTTCCGCACCGACGAGGTGACCTCCGCGCTCACCAGGGTCTATCTCGGGCGCACGCTGACGGCATCCGACGACGAACCGGCCGGAACCCCGGTCATCCTCGCGGTGCTGACCGATGCCGCTGCCGGCGAACTGCAGCCGGACGAGCAGCGCTGGCGCGGCCTGCGCGAGCTCGCCACGACCCTCGGCGACCGCGATGCCGGGCTCGTGACCGAGTCGGTCGCGATCGCCAACTGGCACGCGTCCCACACGCACTGCCCGCGCTGCGGCACGCCGACCGTGGTCGAGCAGGGCGGCTGGATGCGGCGCTGCTTCGTCGACAACAACGAGATCTTCCCGCGCACCGATCCGGCCGTGATCGTGCGCGTGCTCGACGATCAGAACCGCATCCTGCTCGGCTCGAACGCCCTGTGGGAGAACAACCGCTGGTCGCTTCTCGCGGGGTTCGTCGAGGCAGGGGAGTCGTTCGAGGCCGCCGCGGCGCGCGAGGTGGCGGAGGAATCGGGAGTGGTCGTCGTCGATCCGGTGTACCTGGGATCGCAGCCGTGGCCGTTCCCGGCATCCATCATGATCGGCATGGAGGCCAGGGCCGTTCCCGGCAGCACGCAGTTGCAGCCGGACGGCGAGGAGATACTCGCGCTGCGCTGGTTCAGCCGCGACGACATCTGGGCCGAGCGCGACGACATCCTGCTGCCCGGCGGGTCGTCGATCGCGCACGAGATCGTCCGCGACTGGTACGGCGGACCACTCGACGAGCCGCCGCCGGCGGCCGGCACGCAGGCATCCGCGGGCGAGCCGCGAACGGATGCCGTGTGA
- a CDS encoding ATP-dependent helicase, which yields MTPTAQDLLDGLDDAQRVVAETLLGPMCVLAGAGTGKTRAITHRIAYGVATGVYAPNRVMALTFTARAASELRTRLRVLGATGVAARTFHASALNQLNYFWPIVVGGGLPGVLDGKGRVLAQAAERIRLRIDTASLRDVAAEIEWRKVSELSIDDYERMLTPGPDGAPRRTPPGSLKPEQVVDLHRAYEALKDDRRQLDFEDVLLACAGMIEAEPSVAMHVREQYRFFVVDEYQDVSPLQQRLLDLWLGDRSDLCVVGDASQTIYSFAGASSRYLLEFARHYPDAGVVRLEQNYRSSAPIVETANRLMRDRPGALTLHALPSTPEPADDPRPLPDPALTGYRTDAEEAAAVADQLAECIRDGAKAQDLAVLYRVNAQAAPLEAALNAAGVAYQVRGGRRFFDLPEVRQAVMTLRAASLAATDEPLFQSVSDVLRSLGWTLEAPQTSGSVRERWESLNAIMGLVDDAPHGTTFRQFTDDLLARQAAQHEPAVAAVTLCTLHAAKGLEWDDVHIVGLGDGLVPIGYARTAEAVDEERRLLYVGITRARRRLSLSWAAHAAGPREPSRFLAELGIRTPHEQSAIAD from the coding sequence GTGACGCCGACCGCGCAGGATCTGCTCGACGGACTCGACGACGCGCAACGGGTGGTCGCGGAGACGCTGCTCGGCCCGATGTGCGTGCTCGCGGGTGCGGGAACGGGCAAGACCAGGGCGATCACGCACCGGATCGCCTACGGCGTCGCCACCGGGGTCTACGCGCCGAACCGGGTGATGGCGCTCACCTTCACGGCGCGCGCGGCGTCCGAGCTCCGCACGCGACTCCGCGTGCTCGGTGCGACAGGCGTGGCCGCCCGCACGTTCCACGCCTCCGCCCTGAACCAGCTGAACTACTTCTGGCCGATCGTCGTCGGCGGCGGGTTGCCCGGCGTGCTCGACGGCAAGGGCAGGGTGCTCGCCCAGGCGGCAGAGCGCATCCGGCTGCGCATCGACACCGCATCGCTGCGCGACGTCGCGGCCGAGATCGAGTGGCGCAAGGTCAGCGAGCTCAGCATCGACGACTACGAGAGGATGCTCACCCCCGGTCCAGACGGTGCGCCCCGCAGAACGCCGCCCGGCTCCCTCAAGCCCGAGCAGGTCGTCGACCTGCATCGCGCCTACGAGGCGTTGAAAGACGATCGCAGGCAGCTCGACTTCGAGGACGTCCTGCTCGCGTGCGCCGGGATGATCGAGGCGGAGCCGTCCGTGGCGATGCACGTGCGCGAGCAGTATCGCTTCTTCGTGGTCGACGAGTATCAGGACGTCTCCCCGCTGCAGCAGCGCCTGCTCGACCTGTGGCTCGGCGACCGCTCGGACCTCTGCGTGGTCGGCGACGCGAGCCAGACCATCTATTCGTTCGCCGGGGCATCCAGCCGCTATCTGCTCGAGTTCGCGCGGCATTACCCGGATGCCGGGGTGGTGCGCCTGGAGCAGAACTATCGCTCGTCGGCGCCGATCGTCGAGACCGCGAACCGGCTCATGCGAGACCGACCGGGGGCGCTGACGCTGCACGCACTGCCGAGCACCCCCGAGCCGGCCGACGACCCTCGCCCGCTCCCCGACCCCGCCCTCACCGGCTACCGCACCGACGCCGAGGAGGCTGCTGCGGTCGCCGACCAACTGGCCGAATGCATCCGGGACGGCGCCAAAGCCCAGGACCTCGCCGTGCTCTACCGCGTGAACGCCCAGGCCGCTCCGCTGGAGGCCGCGCTGAACGCGGCGGGCGTCGCGTACCAGGTGCGCGGCGGTCGACGATTCTTCGATCTGCCCGAGGTGCGGCAGGCCGTGATGACGCTGCGGGCGGCCTCGCTCGCCGCGACGGATGAGCCGCTGTTCCAGTCTGTCAGCGACGTGCTGCGCTCGCTGGGCTGGACGCTCGAGGCGCCGCAGACCTCCGGCAGTGTGCGGGAGCGTTGGGAATCGCTGAACGCGATCATGGGCCTCGTCGACGACGCCCCCCACGGCACCACCTTCAGACAGTTCACCGACGATCTGCTCGCCAGACAGGCGGCCCAGCACGAGCCCGCCGTCGCCGCCGTCACCCTCTGCACACTGCATGCCGCCAAAGGCCTGGAGTGGGACGACGTGCACATCGTGGGTCTCGGCGACGGCCTGGTGCCGATCGGCTACGCGCGCACGGCCGAGGCGGTCGATGAAGAACGTCGGCTGCTCTACGTGGGGATCACGCGTGCGAGGCGTCGGCTGAGCCTGAGCTGGGCCGCGCACGCCGCCGGCCCACGAGAGCCGTCACGTTTTCTGGCAGAGCTCGGCATCCGCACGCCGCATGAACAGAGTGCGATCGCCGACTGA
- a CDS encoding ATP-dependent helicase yields the protein MTEFVSADAIADALGTYRPTDQQRAVIESPLAPALVVAGAGSGKTETMAFRVLWLLANRLVEPGRVLGLTFTRKAAGELRERIRDRVARLAAAGVIDAPDEFDPPQVATYNSFANTIYRENALLLGRESDGAVLGEASAWQLARSIVVHSDDPRLNDVDKSVDQVTRAVLELAHSLGENTAEAQDVAAMARAFGAIRELPIGSSRGEYKDVVELVETVGHLPLLIDLAAEFDREKLRRGLVEYSDQVAFALQIVRRSDQVASGIRERHSVVLLDEYQDTSVVQTRLLSGLFAGMPVMAVGDPHQSIYGWRGASTSNLDQFAVVFGARAGSPAATEATDAESVVHRYGLSTSWRNGTRILDAANSIVKPLTARSRVAVDALRPSPAASERGVQTVFAETLPDEADAAASWLSDRLAEPVLDEKGRPVLDEQGRRVVPSAAMLFRSRATQSEFTAALRGRGIPYHVLGVGGLLAEPEIADLVCALRVVDDPTAGSELVRLLAGSRWRVGVRDLRGLKDAARWLAEHDYRQQRLDGEVRAAIRASVIDSEQASIVDALDSLVHAPDGHRMLAGIGEVGLARMRDAGRLFARLRARSGLDLLDFVTLVEHELGLDIELAANETRAAGRGAMDAFFDALADYLAVSESAGLPGFLGWLREAERRDSLAPRSERPEPGCVQILTVHGSKGLEWDHVVVPRLVEDELPSKPNEGTGAWLGFGRLPWEFRGDADELPSFEWREATSRKEVKEARDAFKEQVGAHYEREERRLAYVAVTRARHGLLLTGSFWASQTKPRVPSRYLAELSDAGIVPELPEASEFEENPLGGDEVPISWPLDPLGGRRARVERAAELVHSAEPGEPGRWSDDVRLLLAERERMLAASTDIAVPTRVPASRFKDYVDDPTEVAAELRRPMPERPYRATRLGTLFHAWVERRAGVAGGTEVIDALADELDADAGGAHDLHEAGAAVSPSEAERVERERLGALQRTFEHSPWADRRPVEVEREIHLPFDGHLVICKIDAVYQNGSRYEIVDWKTGKPPKDDADLASKQLQLALYRLAFSRWRGVEAQNVEAAFYYVADDLIVRPTELLDEDELLRLWRERTRADGSGFVAA from the coding sequence GTGACTGAGTTCGTGAGCGCAGACGCCATCGCCGACGCACTGGGCACCTACCGGCCGACCGACCAGCAGCGGGCCGTGATCGAGTCCCCGCTCGCGCCCGCCCTCGTGGTGGCGGGTGCAGGCAGCGGCAAGACCGAGACCATGGCTTTCCGGGTGCTGTGGCTGCTCGCGAATCGACTCGTGGAGCCCGGTCGAGTTCTCGGACTCACGTTCACGCGCAAGGCGGCGGGGGAGCTGCGCGAGCGCATCCGCGACCGGGTCGCCAGGCTGGCGGCGGCGGGCGTCATCGATGCGCCGGACGAGTTCGACCCGCCGCAGGTGGCCACCTACAACTCCTTCGCGAACACCATCTACCGGGAGAACGCGCTGCTGCTCGGGCGCGAGAGCGACGGTGCTGTGCTGGGCGAGGCATCCGCGTGGCAACTCGCCCGCAGCATCGTCGTGCACAGCGACGATCCGCGGCTGAACGACGTCGACAAGTCGGTCGACCAGGTGACGCGCGCTGTGCTCGAGCTGGCGCACTCCCTCGGCGAGAACACGGCAGAGGCACAGGATGTCGCGGCCATGGCACGCGCGTTCGGCGCGATTCGCGAGCTGCCGATCGGTTCGAGCCGGGGCGAATACAAAGACGTCGTCGAGCTCGTCGAGACCGTCGGGCACCTTCCGTTGCTGATCGACCTCGCCGCCGAGTTCGATCGCGAGAAGCTGCGCCGCGGGCTCGTCGAGTACTCGGATCAGGTGGCCTTCGCGCTGCAGATCGTGCGGCGGTCCGACCAGGTTGCGAGTGGCATCCGGGAGCGCCACTCCGTTGTGCTGCTCGACGAGTACCAGGACACGTCGGTGGTGCAGACCAGGCTGCTGTCCGGCCTCTTCGCGGGGATGCCCGTCATGGCGGTCGGTGACCCGCACCAGTCGATCTACGGCTGGCGCGGTGCCAGCACGTCGAACCTCGACCAGTTCGCGGTGGTGTTCGGTGCACGCGCCGGCTCTCCGGCCGCGACGGAGGCGACCGACGCCGAGTCGGTCGTGCACCGTTACGGCCTCTCCACCAGTTGGCGCAACGGCACGCGGATTCTGGATGCCGCCAACAGCATCGTGAAACCGCTCACCGCCCGCTCCCGGGTCGCCGTCGACGCGTTGAGGCCGTCGCCGGCCGCGTCGGAGCGCGGGGTGCAGACCGTCTTCGCCGAGACGCTGCCCGACGAAGCCGATGCCGCGGCGAGCTGGCTGAGCGACAGGCTGGCGGAGCCGGTGCTCGACGAGAAGGGACGTCCCGTTCTCGACGAGCAGGGACGTCGCGTCGTGCCGAGCGCGGCGATGCTCTTCAGGTCGCGCGCGACGCAGAGCGAGTTCACCGCGGCGCTGCGCGGGCGCGGCATTCCGTATCACGTGCTGGGCGTCGGCGGCCTGCTCGCCGAGCCGGAGATCGCCGACCTGGTGTGCGCACTGCGGGTGGTCGATGACCCCACGGCTGGATCGGAACTCGTGCGACTCCTGGCCGGGTCTCGCTGGCGCGTCGGTGTGCGCGACCTGCGCGGGCTGAAAGACGCGGCGCGCTGGCTGGCCGAGCACGACTATCGGCAGCAGCGGCTCGACGGAGAGGTGCGCGCGGCCATCAGGGCCAGCGTGATCGACAGCGAACAGGCATCCATCGTCGACGCGCTCGACTCGTTGGTGCACGCTCCCGACGGCCACCGCATGCTGGCCGGCATCGGCGAGGTCGGACTGGCGAGGATGCGCGATGCCGGCCGCCTCTTCGCTCGCCTCCGCGCCCGCAGCGGCCTCGACCTGCTCGACTTCGTCACCCTCGTGGAGCACGAGCTCGGCCTCGACATCGAGCTGGCCGCCAACGAGACACGGGCAGCAGGGCGCGGCGCCATGGATGCCTTCTTCGACGCCCTCGCCGATTACCTTGCGGTGAGCGAATCGGCGGGCCTGCCCGGCTTCCTCGGCTGGCTGCGCGAGGCGGAGCGCAGGGACTCGCTGGCGCCGCGATCGGAGAGGCCCGAGCCGGGCTGCGTGCAGATCCTCACGGTGCACGGCTCGAAAGGCCTCGAGTGGGATCACGTCGTCGTGCCGCGTCTTGTCGAAGACGAGCTGCCGTCCAAGCCCAATGAGGGCACGGGCGCGTGGCTCGGATTCGGGCGATTGCCATGGGAGTTCCGAGGCGACGCCGACGAGCTGCCGTCCTTCGAGTGGCGCGAGGCGACGAGCCGCAAGGAGGTCAAGGAGGCCCGCGACGCGTTCAAAGAGCAGGTCGGCGCGCACTACGAGAGAGAAGAGCGGCGGCTCGCTTATGTCGCCGTGACGCGCGCGCGGCATGGACTGCTGTTGACGGGGTCGTTCTGGGCGTCGCAGACGAAGCCTCGCGTTCCGAGCAGGTACCTCGCAGAGCTGTCCGACGCGGGGATCGTGCCCGAGCTGCCGGAGGCATCCGAGTTCGAGGAGAATCCGCTCGGAGGCGACGAAGTGCCGATCAGCTGGCCGCTGGATCCGCTCGGCGGACGTCGGGCACGGGTCGAACGTGCCGCCGAACTCGTGCATTCGGCGGAGCCGGGGGAGCCCGGCCGGTGGAGCGACGATGTCCGACTGCTGCTGGCCGAGCGGGAGAGGATGCTGGCGGCTTCCACCGACATCGCGGTGCCCACCAGAGTCCCCGCCTCCCGCTTCAAGGACTACGTCGACGATCCGACCGAGGTGGCCGCCGAGCTGCGGCGGCCGATGCCGGAACGTCCCTACCGTGCCACCCGCCTCGGCACGCTGTTCCACGCGTGGGTCGAGCGGCGTGCGGGAGTGGCGGGCGGCACGGAGGTCATCGACGCGTTGGCCGACGAGCTCGACGCCGACGCCGGCGGGGCGCACGATCTCCACGAGGCGGGCGCTGCCGTGTCACCGTCGGAGGCCGAACGGGTGGAGCGTGAGCGGCTGGGCGCGCTCCAACGCACCTTCGAGCACTCGCCGTGGGCCGACCGCAGGCCGGTCGAGGTCGAGCGGGAGATCCACCTGCCCTTCGACGGGCACCTCGTCATCTGCAAGATCGATGCGGTGTATCAGAACGGCTCACGGTACGAGATCGTCGATTGGAAGACCGGCAAGCCGCCGAAAGACGACGCCGACCTGGCGAGCAAGCAGCTGCAGCTCGCCCTGTACCGGCTGGCGTTCTCGCGATGGCGCGGTGTCGAGGCGCAGAACGTGGAAGCCGCGTTCTACTACGTCGCCGACGACCTGATCGTGCGCCCGACCGAGCTGCTCGACGAAGACGAGCTGCTTCGGCTCTGGCGAGAGCGCACGCGCGCCGACGGCAGCGGGTTCGTCGCCGCGTAG